From the genome of Plasmodium malariae genome assembly, contig: PmUG01_00_22, whole genome shotgun sequence:
TGTTTATAACTATCATCTAGACTAcgtttaattaattttttccttattaattttgtatttatccAGGATACAATTGGAGTaaactattttaaaaacGATGCGTACAAGaagtttatattataattattaaacaaatatttattattttttctttattaaagataaatatatattagtaaattagaatacttatatttatattctttatttctatttaccttatataaaataaagctaataaataaaattcctGCAAGAGGAAAAGCAACCAACATTAAAATTTGAGATATACTATAAGTAGATTGACCAGTTGTAGGTGTCGTTCCATTAGGAAAATGATCATCTAATTCATTCAAACCAATAGATTCAGAAtgatattcttttattttatactttaaaGTAAGTAGCTTTTTGCTAAAACATTTAGGAACATGTTTCATAAGTACTTCACAGTATGCCTTAGAACTGGATGAATTACAGGTTTCATACACTTCATTGTATGTATTGATAGCTTGATCAAGGTATTCTTTAGATGCTCTATCACACATATTACCATTAATCTGAAGAGTTTCCTCAATAGTGTCGTGATATTTACAATATTCATACACaatcttcattttattaaactCCTCCTTACTAATACTTCCAAAAAAATCACACTTGCACTTATCCCTTCCAGCAATTCTTTTTGAACAAGTATCAAATGTTGTAATAATATCTGAAAATGAACCATCatttgataatatattaaataatttattacctATCCAGTAGTACAAGCTATAACATTGTTCATTACACTTAGGACCATTATTAGAAAA
Proteins encoded in this window:
- the PmUG01_00042900 gene encoding PIR protein — its product is MTSMLEKSYLDLLSSKNYEDFESSGDNHCYGEEDKIKTIKSQLNSYNDIKSVEDKILHALCFISFSNNGPKCNEQCYSLYYWIGNKLFNILSNDGSFSDIITTFDTCSKRIAGRDKCKCDFFGSISKEEFNKMKIVYEYCKYHDTIEETLQINGNMCDRASKEYLDQAINTYNEVYETCNSSSSKAYCEVLMKHVPKCFSKKLLTLKYKIKEYHSESIGLNELDDHFPNGTTPTTGQSTYSISQILMLVAFPLAGILFISFILYKFTPIVSWINTKLIRKKLIKRSLDDSYKQELTEYISTHVLSNLRRREVNVAYHPA